From Permianibacter aggregans, a single genomic window includes:
- the ruvX gene encoding Holliday junction resolvase RuvX has protein sequence MPKRIIAFDFGLKRIGVAVGTVATGTSQMLSPLAARDGQPDWHQIEKLFKTWQPDLLLVGIPLDMDGKDLSVTPNARKFMNRLHGRFGLKVEPVDERVTSKEARQQLFDYGGYKTLQSQSVDSLSAELMLQQYFAEHPETP, from the coding sequence TTGCCGAAACGCATCATCGCTTTTGATTTTGGCCTGAAACGCATCGGCGTTGCCGTGGGTACGGTGGCCACCGGCACCAGTCAAATGTTATCGCCTTTAGCAGCGCGCGACGGTCAGCCGGATTGGCATCAAATCGAAAAATTATTCAAAACATGGCAACCGGATTTATTGCTCGTTGGTATTCCGCTCGATATGGACGGCAAGGATTTATCGGTGACGCCAAACGCGCGCAAATTCATGAACCGTTTGCATGGCCGTTTTGGTTTAAAAGTTGAGCCGGTTGATGAGCGCGTAACCAGTAAAGAAGCACGGCAGCAATTGTTCGATTACGGCGGCTACAAAACCCTGCAATCGCAATCGGTCGACAGCCTGTCGGCGGAACTGATGTTGCAACAATATTTCGCTGAACATCCCGAAACGCCATGA
- a CDS encoding YqgE/AlgH family protein — MSEASEFQSYSDHLLIAMPSLNDPNFSRSVTYLCEHNEDGAMGLVINRPSDMTVQQLLAHLEMEIIVELPQPLMVGGPVQVDRGFVMHKPETQWRSTWAISRDVAITTSQDILEALARGEGPAEAIVALGYAGWGAGQLEQEILDNSWLTVPARPRILFDIPIEKRWEAAMRLIGFDISQLSGSAGHA; from the coding sequence ATGAGCGAAGCGAGCGAGTTTCAGTCTTACAGCGATCATTTATTGATTGCGATGCCAAGTTTGAACGACCCGAATTTTTCCCGTTCGGTAACCTATCTCTGCGAGCACAATGAAGACGGCGCCATGGGCCTGGTAATCAACCGGCCATCGGACATGACCGTGCAACAATTGCTCGCGCATCTGGAAATGGAAATTATTGTCGAGCTACCGCAGCCGTTAATGGTCGGCGGTCCGGTACAAGTCGATCGCGGTTTTGTCATGCACAAACCGGAAACGCAGTGGCGAAGCACTTGGGCGATCAGCCGCGATGTCGCGATCACCACCTCACAGGATATTCTCGAAGCCCTGGCCCGCGGCGAAGGTCCCGCCGAGGCGATCGTCGCGCTCGGTTATGCCGGTTGGGGCGCCGGTCAATTGGAGCAGGAAATTCTCGACAATTCCTGGCTGACGGTGCCGGCACGACCGCGCATTTTGTTCGATATCCCGATTGAAAAACGCTGGGAAGCGGCGATGCGTCTGATCGGCTTTGATATCAGCCAATTATCCGGCTCAGCCGGTCACGCCTGA
- a CDS encoding TonB family protein → MSVTPAEIVLNSDSAPGSADRMTFTMFLSGCLHALLLFGIGFVGEEFLKPKAPLSLDVVLAQHFSKERPKDADFLAQANQKGGGESEKAKPPRSSAQAEMPAPVPQAVAMPVEGGRVAQAARQRIVDAQNAKDKTEKSDPQDETKPEQQNLQTATMVARSLQIASLTAELAAQDEMEAKKPRTRLVAPSTASASDAVYLDAWRRQVERIGNLNYPEEAKRRALFGQLVMRVDINPNGTVREVKILESSGSKLLDDAALRIVRLASPFPPLPPEIRKTTDILQIVRQWRFEPEHGFSSR, encoded by the coding sequence ATGTCTGTTACTCCTGCCGAAATCGTATTGAACAGCGACTCCGCCCCCGGCAGTGCCGACCGGATGACCTTCACGATGTTCCTGTCCGGCTGTCTGCATGCGCTGCTGCTGTTCGGCATCGGTTTTGTCGGTGAGGAATTCCTGAAGCCGAAAGCACCGCTGTCGCTCGACGTCGTGCTCGCCCAGCATTTCAGCAAGGAGCGGCCAAAAGACGCGGATTTTCTCGCCCAAGCCAACCAAAAAGGCGGTGGCGAAAGCGAAAAAGCCAAGCCACCGCGCAGCTCGGCGCAAGCGGAAATGCCGGCACCGGTACCGCAAGCGGTGGCGATGCCGGTGGAGGGAGGGCGGGTCGCGCAGGCGGCGCGTCAGCGTATTGTCGACGCTCAGAATGCCAAGGACAAAACCGAGAAAAGCGATCCGCAGGATGAAACCAAACCCGAGCAACAGAATCTGCAAACGGCAACGATGGTTGCCCGCAGTCTGCAAATCGCCTCGCTGACCGCCGAACTCGCTGCCCAGGATGAAATGGAGGCGAAGAAGCCGCGCACCCGTTTGGTGGCGCCGAGTACGGCCAGCGCTTCCGACGCCGTTTATCTTGATGCCTGGCGCCGGCAGGTGGAGCGCATCGGCAACCTGAACTATCCTGAAGAAGCCAAGCGCCGGGCGCTGTTTGGTCAGCTGGTCATGCGCGTCGACATCAATCCGAATGGCACCGTGCGCGAAGTGAAAATTCTCGAGAGTTCCGGCTCCAAACTGCTCGACGATGCCGCGCTGCGCATCGTCCGGCTGGCTTCCCCATTCCCGCCATTGCCGCCGGAAATCCGCAAAACCACGGACATTCTGCAAATTGTCCGGCAATGGCGATTCGAACCGGAGCATGGATTCAGCAGCCGATGA
- a CDS encoding FAD:protein FMN transferase: protein MSLRSSYLLLPLALTMAVLALATCTPDSPPPQATTLYHFGTVIEIKLADASEARAQELFRRADAQLGQWHRRWHFWEPSELTALNAALATGEPVPVAIDLAGLIQRSSELAIDSEHLFNPALGKRIAAWGFARHDPNAPAAAPAAIDPSRLPKMADLSWDEQGRLISTHPDLQLDLGGIAKGYALNALLADLRSQGIQRAMVNIGGDIGVLGALPDRHWRIAVLGGDGKQAVAALDLYDGEQVFSSGTYARRHQTDKGQSAHHIIDPRTGNPAEGNLATTVLGTDGERLQAASKALLIAGSDWRSVARRMQIDLALVIRGDGVIEVTSALAARLEPMEPDGDNWQIIP from the coding sequence ATGAGCTTGCGAAGCAGCTACTTACTTCTGCCACTGGCGCTAACCATGGCGGTGCTGGCGCTGGCAACCTGCACGCCTGACAGCCCGCCGCCGCAAGCCACGACGCTGTATCACTTCGGCACCGTCATCGAGATCAAACTGGCCGACGCCTCCGAGGCCAGGGCCCAGGAGCTGTTCCGCCGCGCCGATGCCCAGCTCGGCCAATGGCACCGACGTTGGCATTTCTGGGAACCGAGCGAGTTGACCGCGCTGAACGCCGCACTGGCGACCGGCGAACCAGTACCGGTGGCCATCGATCTGGCTGGCCTTATCCAACGCAGCAGCGAGCTGGCTATCGATAGTGAGCACTTATTCAATCCCGCCCTGGGCAAGCGCATCGCCGCCTGGGGATTTGCCCGCCATGATCCGAACGCGCCTGCGGCGGCACCCGCCGCGATCGACCCCAGCCGTTTGCCCAAGATGGCTGACTTGAGCTGGGACGAGCAAGGCAGGCTGATCAGCACTCACCCTGACCTGCAACTTGATCTCGGCGGCATCGCCAAAGGCTATGCCTTGAATGCACTGCTGGCCGACTTGCGCAGCCAGGGCATCCAACGGGCAATGGTCAATATTGGTGGTGACATTGGCGTGCTCGGAGCGCTGCCGGACCGGCATTGGCGAATAGCCGTGCTCGGTGGCGATGGTAAGCAGGCAGTGGCGGCACTGGACCTTTACGATGGCGAACAAGTGTTCTCGTCCGGAACTTATGCGCGCCGACACCAGACTGACAAGGGCCAAAGCGCGCACCATATCATCGACCCGCGCACCGGCAACCCGGCTGAGGGCAACTTGGCGACGACGGTGCTGGGCACCGATGGCGAACGCTTGCAAGCGGCCAGTAAAGCACTGCTGATTGCCGGCAGCGATTGGCGCAGCGTCGCCCGCCGGATGCAAATCGACCTGGCGCTGGTGATTCGTGGTGACGGTGTGATTGAGGTCACATCGGCGCTGGCCGCGCGACTTGAGCCAATGGAGCCGGACGGCGACAATTGGCAGATCATTCCGTGA
- the gshB gene encoding glutathione synthase yields the protein MPRQLAMVMDPIDLITPYKDTSFALLLAAQARGERLQVLTQGDLYLRDGKVFGRAIEVRVHDRDQVWFEAIGDSDGELSRFDYLLMRKDPPFDQEFLYSTYLLELAAAQGLRVINDPRSIRDCNEKLFAAWFPSLTPTTLVTRDIKRLRAFLLELQHIVVKPLDGMGGRGVFVLKVGDPNITGILETLTNGGTQMIMAQRYLPEIADGDKRILILNGQVIDHCLARIPLAGESRGNLAAGGRGIVQPLSKRDQELAEQIAPELMKRGLRFVGLDVIGDYVTEINVTSPTCLREIAKATGRDLAGEFLAGLW from the coding sequence ATGCCGCGCCAGCTTGCCATGGTGATGGACCCAATCGATCTGATCACGCCCTATAAGGACACCAGTTTCGCCTTGTTGCTGGCGGCACAAGCCCGTGGCGAACGCCTGCAGGTATTGACCCAGGGCGATCTCTACCTGCGCGACGGCAAGGTGTTTGGCCGGGCCATCGAAGTGCGGGTGCATGACCGTGACCAGGTCTGGTTCGAAGCAATCGGCGACAGCGACGGCGAGCTCAGCCGTTTCGATTACCTGCTGATGCGCAAAGACCCGCCTTTCGATCAGGAATTCCTCTACTCGACCTATTTGCTGGAACTGGCGGCGGCCCAGGGCCTGCGCGTGATCAACGACCCGCGCAGCATCCGCGATTGTAATGAAAAGCTGTTCGCGGCCTGGTTCCCAAGCCTGACGCCAACGACATTGGTTACCCGCGATATCAAGCGCCTGCGGGCGTTTCTGCTGGAATTGCAGCATATCGTCGTCAAGCCGCTTGATGGCATGGGTGGTCGTGGCGTGTTCGTGCTGAAAGTCGGCGATCCGAACATAACCGGCATCCTGGAAACACTGACCAACGGCGGCACCCAGATGATCATGGCTCAGCGCTACCTGCCAGAAATTGCCGACGGCGACAAACGCATTCTGATCCTGAACGGTCAGGTCATCGACCATTGCCTGGCCCGCATCCCACTGGCCGGTGAATCGCGCGGCAACCTGGCCGCCGGCGGCCGCGGCATCGTGCAGCCCTTGTCGAAACGCGACCAGGAGCTGGCCGAGCAAATCGCGCCGGAGCTGATGAAGCGCGGCTTACGCTTTGTCGGGCTCGATGTCATCGGTGATTACGTCACCGAAATCAACGTCACCAGCCCGACCTGCCTGCGCGAAATCGCCAAAGCTACCGGCCGCGATCTGGCCGGCGAATTTCTGGCCGGGCTTTGGTAA
- the pilG gene encoding twitching motility response regulator PilG: MELEFNGLKAMIIDDSKTIRRTAETLLKKVGCEVITAVDGFDALAKIADHRPDIIFVDIMMPRLDGYQTCSLIKRNRTFKETPVIMLSSKDGLFDKAKGRIVGSDQYLTKPFSRDELLGAIQRHVVEARAVTQH; the protein is encoded by the coding sequence ATGGAATTGGAATTTAACGGCCTCAAGGCCATGATCATCGACGACAGCAAGACCATTCGTCGTACTGCCGAAACCTTGCTGAAAAAAGTCGGTTGTGAAGTCATTACCGCCGTCGATGGCTTTGACGCGTTGGCGAAGATCGCCGACCATCGGCCGGACATCATTTTTGTCGACATCATGATGCCGCGCCTTGATGGCTACCAGACCTGCAGTCTGATCAAACGCAACCGGACGTTCAAAGAAACGCCGGTCATCATGCTGTCATCAAAAGATGGTTTGTTCGACAAGGCCAAAGGCCGTATCGTCGGTTCCGACCAGTATCTGACCAAACCCTTTTCTCGCGACGAATTGCTCGGCGCGATTCAGCGTCACGTCGTCGAAGCACGTGCGGTGACGCAACACTGA
- a CDS encoding response regulator, which yields MATILIVDDSPTETHLLREMLEKNGHTVITAEDGALGVKVCKEQKPNLVLMDVVMPNLNGFQATRQLTKDPETEHIPIIIVTTKDQATDRLWGLKQGAKDYLTKPVSEKALMTTVNSLLG from the coding sequence ATGGCAACGATATTAATCGTCGATGATTCGCCAACCGAAACGCATCTGCTGCGGGAAATGTTGGAGAAAAACGGTCACACCGTAATCACCGCCGAAGACGGTGCGCTCGGCGTCAAAGTCTGCAAAGAACAAAAACCCAATCTGGTGCTGATGGATGTCGTCATGCCGAACCTCAATGGTTTCCAAGCAACGCGTCAACTGACCAAAGATCCGGAAACTGAACACATTCCGATCATCATCGTCACCACCAAAGACCAAGCCACCGATCGACTCTGGGGCTTGAAACAAGGTGCCAAGGATTATCTGACCAAGCCGGTTTCTGAAAAGGCATTGATGACCACGGTCAATTCCCTGTTAGGTTAA
- a CDS encoding chemotaxis protein CheW, with amino-acid sequence MSEVVDPFRVLAELDARYRQEGVVQTEQQQSDQWSGIAFELNGVRYVAPLGEVTEIMHMPQVTKVPGSRAWLRGVANVRGSLLPIADLPMFFGFQRPATGRRQRVLVVAQDQHQIGIIVDDVFGLQHFELDHRIDDTVNVDETLRPYVLGAFTRNEEVWPVFSPVALTRHSGFKQVSL; translated from the coding sequence ATGAGCGAAGTTGTCGACCCGTTTCGCGTGCTCGCCGAGCTGGATGCGCGCTATCGTCAGGAAGGCGTGGTTCAGACCGAACAGCAGCAATCCGATCAATGGAGCGGCATCGCGTTTGAATTGAATGGCGTCCGTTATGTCGCGCCACTCGGTGAAGTCACCGAGATCATGCACATGCCGCAGGTGACGAAAGTGCCAGGTTCGCGCGCCTGGCTGCGTGGCGTTGCCAACGTCCGCGGCTCCTTGTTGCCGATTGCCGACTTACCGATGTTTTTCGGTTTTCAGCGTCCAGCGACTGGCCGCCGCCAACGAGTGTTGGTGGTGGCGCAAGATCAACATCAAATCGGCATCATTGTCGATGATGTGTTCGGCCTGCAGCATTTCGAACTTGATCACCGCATTGATGACACCGTCAATGTCGATGAAACCTTGCGCCCTTATGTGCTCGGCGCCTTTACCCGTAATGAAGAAGTGTGGCCGGTATTCAGCCCGGTGGCACTGACCCGTCATAGCGGTTTCAAACAAGTTTCGCTGTGA
- a CDS encoding methyl-accepting chemotaxis protein — protein MNAPVKGPLSGERQSTGIGGLVTLLILVAVIGGANVFWGNIEDQRDSLRIARAEELRVLSQQLSKSASEAARGNEAAFAQLDQTKTQFDGYFNTLANGNPRDEILFGGLPPASEAIQNDQIKRTRQLWDEVKANSDAVLKAKDVVLDLHGVANDLAQNVPQLQFEYEKVVDILVDSNAPPDQVRLGQRQVWYAERIIRSIQKVLAGGEDAPLAAENFGHDVDLFGETLNGMLDGDPVMGVRQVTNKEARDALNEVVTIFSGVKENVGYIIQSTSELFKVQDASNKIFVQSTQLLTNSRELAEAFRNSSDTRIFGGIYITIGAGALFIVLIAALYIRTRAREQERLREQEAVAEREKLQNERNQEAIIRLLEEMGDLAEGDLTVNATVTEDFTGAIADSMNFAIDQLRTLVGTIQGAVTRVSASTDETRQVATELAQASRNQAQEITGASAAINEMAVSIEQVSTNAAESAQVAEKSVQIAKNGAEVVRNTIRGMDTIREQIQETSKRIKRLGESSQEIGDIVSLINDIADQTNILALNAAIQAAMAGESGRGFAVVADEVQRLAERSSNATKRIEALVKTIQTDTNEAVISMESSTAEVVRGARLAQDAGVALEEIERVSADLAELIQTISNAARQQAASAGHVSNTMHVIQEITNQTLHGTQVTAQQIGKLAELADELKSSVSGFKLPGR, from the coding sequence ATGAACGCTCCAGTGAAAGGTCCCTTGAGCGGCGAACGCCAAAGTACCGGCATCGGCGGATTGGTCACATTGCTGATCCTCGTTGCGGTCATCGGTGGTGCCAACGTCTTTTGGGGTAACATCGAAGATCAGCGCGACAGTCTGCGTATCGCTCGTGCCGAAGAGCTGCGGGTATTGTCGCAGCAGTTGTCAAAGTCGGCCTCGGAAGCGGCGCGCGGTAACGAAGCGGCGTTTGCCCAGCTCGATCAGACCAAGACTCAGTTCGACGGTTACTTCAACACGCTGGCCAACGGTAACCCGCGCGATGAGATCCTGTTTGGCGGTCTGCCTCCGGCCAGCGAAGCCATTCAGAACGACCAAATCAAACGCACCCGACAGCTGTGGGATGAGGTCAAGGCCAACTCCGATGCCGTGTTGAAAGCCAAGGACGTCGTGCTGGACCTGCATGGCGTGGCTAACGATTTGGCCCAGAACGTTCCCCAGTTGCAATTCGAATACGAAAAAGTCGTCGACATTCTGGTCGACAGCAATGCGCCACCGGATCAGGTGCGTCTCGGTCAGCGTCAGGTCTGGTACGCCGAACGGATCATTCGCTCGATTCAAAAAGTACTGGCCGGCGGTGAAGATGCACCGCTCGCGGCCGAAAACTTTGGTCATGACGTCGACCTGTTCGGTGAAACGCTGAACGGCATGCTCGACGGCGACCCGGTCATGGGCGTGCGTCAGGTCACCAACAAAGAAGCCCGTGACGCCTTGAACGAAGTTGTGACGATTTTCTCCGGCGTTAAGGAAAACGTTGGCTACATCATTCAGTCCACTTCCGAGTTGTTCAAAGTGCAAGACGCTTCGAACAAGATTTTCGTTCAGTCCACGCAGTTGCTGACCAACTCACGCGAATTGGCCGAAGCCTTCCGTAATTCTTCCGACACCCGGATTTTCGGTGGTATCTACATCACCATCGGCGCCGGTGCGCTGTTTATCGTTTTGATCGCGGCGTTGTACATCCGCACCCGTGCCCGCGAGCAGGAGCGTCTGCGTGAGCAGGAAGCCGTGGCCGAGCGCGAAAAACTGCAGAACGAACGTAACCAGGAAGCGATTATTCGATTGCTGGAAGAAATGGGCGATCTGGCGGAAGGTGATTTGACCGTTAACGCCACCGTTACCGAAGACTTCACCGGTGCGATTGCCGACTCCATGAACTTCGCGATCGACCAGCTGCGTACCCTGGTCGGCACGATTCAGGGCGCGGTAACGCGTGTGTCCGCGTCAACCGACGAAACCCGTCAAGTGGCGACCGAACTGGCGCAAGCCTCGCGCAACCAGGCGCAAGAAATTACCGGTGCTTCGGCGGCGATTAACGAGATGGCGGTGTCCATCGAACAAGTATCGACGAACGCTGCCGAATCGGCACAGGTCGCGGAGAAGTCAGTACAAATCGCGAAAAACGGCGCCGAGGTCGTGCGTAACACCATTCGAGGCATGGACACGATTCGTGAACAGATTCAGGAAACCTCGAAGCGGATTAAGCGTCTGGGTGAATCGTCACAGGAAATCGGTGACATCGTCTCGCTGATTAACGACATTGCTGACCAAACCAACATTCTGGCGCTGAACGCGGCGATTCAGGCGGCGATGGCCGGTGAATCGGGTCGCGGTTTCGCGGTCGTTGCCGACGAAGTTCAACGTCTGGCGGAACGTTCCTCGAACGCGACAAAGCGAATCGAAGCGCTGGTCAAAACCATTCAGACCGACACCAACGAAGCGGTTATCTCGATGGAAAGCTCCACCGCCGAGGTGGTGCGCGGGGCTCGCCTGGCGCAGGACGCCGGTGTTGCTCTGGAAGAAATCGAACGGGTATCGGCCGACCTGGCGGAATTGATTCAAACGATTTCCAACGCGGCGCGCCAACAGGCGGCCTCGGCCGGCCATGTATCGAACACGATGCATGTCATTCAGGAAATCACGAACCAGACCTTGCACGGTACCCAGGTCACCGCGCAGCAGATTGGCAAACTGGCGGAACTGGCTGACGAACTGAAGTCGTCGGTATCCGGTTTCAAATTGCCGGGGCGCTAA
- a CDS encoding CheR family methyltransferase, with protein MQEAVVMHAAPEMAAAEFARWQKLIEVRTGIHLPTHRKTFLQQALLTRMRELQQTDYNKYFVSLRDGAQAAIEWACLVDLLTVHETRFFRHPESYDLVRSFCRNLLQREPDSRQRSVQVWSVGCSTGEEVYSLAMLLQELQQETGPFYFGVTGTDISYPALASAREGIYHLRRLVGISEEQRATHFQALGDDYFQVVSPLRQRTCFVQGNVNDIRLAKQQMFDIIYCQNLLIYFQNDKRRELLNGLCEHLRPGGILVLAPGEVLRWQHPEMMRIDNKQCLAYSHRGDGRVAE; from the coding sequence ATGCAAGAGGCAGTGGTAATGCATGCAGCACCGGAAATGGCGGCCGCGGAGTTTGCGCGCTGGCAGAAACTGATTGAAGTGCGTACCGGCATTCATTTGCCGACGCATCGCAAAACGTTTCTGCAGCAGGCGCTCTTGACCCGCATGCGCGAGTTGCAGCAAACCGATTACAACAAGTATTTCGTGTCCTTGCGCGATGGCGCGCAGGCGGCGATTGAATGGGCTTGTCTGGTCGATTTGTTGACGGTGCACGAGACCCGCTTTTTCCGGCATCCGGAAAGCTACGATCTGGTGCGCAGTTTTTGTCGCAACCTGTTGCAGCGTGAACCGGATTCGCGTCAGCGCAGCGTGCAAGTGTGGAGCGTCGGTTGCAGCACCGGAGAAGAGGTCTACAGCCTGGCGATGCTGCTGCAGGAATTGCAACAAGAGACCGGGCCGTTTTATTTCGGCGTTACCGGAACCGATATCAGCTATCCGGCGCTGGCGAGCGCGCGTGAAGGCATTTATCACCTCCGGCGTCTGGTGGGAATTTCCGAGGAACAGCGCGCAACGCATTTTCAGGCGTTGGGCGATGATTATTTTCAGGTGGTGTCGCCACTGCGGCAGCGTACCTGCTTCGTGCAAGGCAATGTCAATGACATTCGCCTCGCCAAACAGCAGATGTTCGACATCATCTATTGCCAGAACTTGCTGATTTATTTTCAAAACGATAAACGGCGCGAATTGCTTAACGGCTTATGTGAGCATTTGCGACCGGGCGGCATATTGGTGTTGGCGCCGGGCGAAGTATTGCGCTGGCAACATCCCGAAATGATGCGCATTGATAACAAGCAGTGTCTGGCATACAGCCATCGCGGTGATGGCCGCGTAGCGGAGTAG